Proteins encoded by one window of Methanobrevibacter sp.:
- a CDS encoding heavy metal-binding domain-containing protein: MVSVEEFPISTANDIPGFKIVETKGFIYGLTVRSRGAGGQIGAGVKSLFGGEIGQYVKMMEESRDEALSRAIAHAKELGANGIVAIRFDSNEISNVMQEILVYGTAVIVEKE; encoded by the coding sequence ATGGTATCTGTAGAGGAATTTCCAATTTCAACAGCTAATGACATTCCAGGATTCAAGATTGTTGAGACAAAAGGGTTTATATATGGCCTAACTGTTAGAAGTAGAGGTGCCGGTGGTCAAATAGGTGCTGGTGTAAAATCCCTTTTTGGTGGGGAAATAGGCCAATATGTTAAAATGATGGAAGAATCAAGAGATGAAGCATTGAGTAGAGCCATTGCGCATGCTAAAGAATTAGGTGCAAATGGTATTGTTGCCATCAGATTTGATTCAAATGAAATATCTAACGTAATGCAGGAAATCCTTGTTTATGGAACTGCAGTAATAGTTGAAAAAGAGTAG
- the serA gene encoding phosphoglycerate dehydrogenase, whose translation MKVLIADAINEKGIENLKEVAEVVVDTSITPEELADTIHEYDGIIVRSRTKLTADLIKKADNMKIIARAGVGVDNIDLNAATEKGIMVVNSPESTSVTVAEHTMGLILSMARKISIADKSVKEGKWEKKKFMGVELRNKTLGVIGMGRIGSQVVNRCKAFGMDAMAYDPYLPEEVAKQMGVELTDLETVLKNADFITIHVPLTPETKHSISAEQFEIMKDTAYIVNCARGGIIDEDALYDALVNNKIGGAALDVYEEEPPAEDSKLFELDNIVLTPHIAASTKEAQRDAAIIVADEIIELANGKAPRNVLNMPRIDSNTYQELAPYMELCEKLGSFISQGVNGKIKEIEIIYSGELAEIDNLEILTRTVIQGAVNPFLSSPVNAVNASIVAKDRGISITEGRKDNSKGYESLIKVIAKSADDEFSAVGTHLHEARILKVNDYWVDVIPEGHLFIAKYEDVPGSIGKIGTKLGEHDVNIGIMQVGRDEKGGRAIMVLTLDKEIPKNVIKEIQALDNVYEANGLEL comes from the coding sequence ATGAAAGTACTTATTGCTGATGCTATTAACGAAAAGGGTATCGAAAATTTAAAGGAAGTAGCAGAAGTTGTAGTTGATACCAGCATTACTCCTGAGGAATTGGCTGATACCATTCATGAATATGATGGAATCATTGTGCGAAGTAGAACAAAATTGACCGCCGATTTAATCAAAAAGGCAGACAATATGAAAATTATTGCAAGAGCCGGTGTCGGCGTGGACAACATCGATTTGAATGCTGCAACCGAGAAAGGTATCATGGTGGTCAACTCCCCGGAATCCACTTCAGTCACTGTAGCTGAACACACTATGGGATTGATATTGAGTATGGCTCGTAAAATATCCATTGCTGATAAATCTGTTAAAGAAGGTAAATGGGAAAAGAAAAAATTCATGGGCGTTGAACTTAGAAACAAAACCCTTGGTGTAATAGGTATGGGAAGAATCGGTTCTCAAGTAGTCAACAGATGTAAGGCTTTTGGCATGGACGCCATGGCATATGATCCATATTTACCTGAAGAAGTTGCAAAACAGATGGGTGTTGAATTGACAGATTTGGAAACCGTCCTTAAAAATGCAGATTTCATCACAATCCACGTACCTCTTACTCCTGAAACCAAACACTCAATTTCTGCTGAACAATTTGAAATAATGAAAGATACAGCATACATTGTAAATTGTGCCCGTGGAGGAATCATTGATGAAGATGCGTTATATGATGCATTAGTTAATAATAAAATTGGCGGTGCCGCTTTAGACGTATACGAAGAGGAGCCACCTGCTGAAGATTCGAAATTATTCGAACTTGACAATATCGTTCTAACTCCACACATTGCAGCTTCCACCAAGGAAGCTCAAAGAGATGCTGCAATCATTGTAGCTGACGAAATTATTGAATTGGCTAATGGCAAAGCCCCTAGAAATGTATTGAACATGCCACGTATTGATAGCAACACCTATCAGGAATTAGCTCCATACATGGAATTATGTGAAAAATTAGGCAGTTTCATCTCACAAGGAGTCAACGGTAAAATCAAAGAGATTGAAATTATTTACAGCGGAGAATTAGCTGAAATTGATAACCTTGAAATCTTAACAAGAACCGTAATTCAAGGAGCTGTAAATCCATTCTTAAGTTCACCAGTTAATGCCGTAAACGCTTCCATTGTTGCAAAAGACAGAGGAATAAGCATTACCGAAGGTAGAAAGGACAATTCAAAAGGATATGAATCTTTAATTAAAGTCATTGCAAAAAGTGCAGATGACGAGTTCTCAGCTGTAGGAACCCATTTACACGAAGCAAGAATTTTAAAAGTAAATGATTACTGGGTAGATGTCATTCCTGAAGGACACCTGTTCATTGCAAAATATGAAGATGTTCCTGGAAGTATCGGTAAAATCGGTACAAAATTAGGAGAACATGATGTTAACATCGGAATTATGCAAGTTGGAAGAGATGAGAAAGGCGGAAGAGCCATCATGGTTCTAACTTTAGATAAAGAAATTCCAAAAAATGTTATCAAAGAAATCCAAGCTTTAGATAATGTTTATGAAGCTAACGGATTAGAGTTATAA